A window of Bradyrhizobium diazoefficiens genomic DNA:
CCGATCGAGCCCAGGAAAGCCGCCTGGCAGCGCCTGGCATCGGATCTGGATCGGACGAAACTAGCTGAAATCACTCATGAAATTGCGCTCGACCAGGTTTTGGATTGGGGCGCGAAAATCCTGGCGGGTGAGGTCCGCGGCCGCATCGTGGTAAAAATCGTCTAGCGGCGTTCAGACTTTACCAACCAAGCTGCTTCAATGTCGCCATGGTTAGTATGGTAAGCAGTGGGTAAAGAGATAAGGCATCGCCCGCTGCGGGGGTTAGTTCGGAGTTGAGCATGCTTGCGCGTCTTGTGTTGGGGGCTGTCACGGCGGCAGCAACGGTTGCGCCGGCGCTTGCCGGAAGCATGAACGCCGACGAGGCGCGCCGCTTCGTGGCCGGCAAGGTGTTCGCCTTCACCTGTTTCGACGGCACCCGCGGTGCAGGCCGCATCCTCGACGACCTCGGCGCCGCCGGTGCGGTGCAGTTCTCGGGCGCCGGCCCGGTCCGTCATCTCCGCCTGCCCGGCAATACGCTCCAGATCCGCGGCCAGAACGTCTGCGCCTCGATCAAGGGCATTCCGTTCGAGCCCTGCTTCAACCTGGAAAAGACCGACGATCGCAGCTTCCGCGGCTCGGTGTCGGGCATGGGCTTCGCTTATTGCGACTTCCATCACCAGGGCGGCAACCAGATGCTGATGGCGCGCGCCGCGGCTCGGCCGCGCTCGCTGCACAGGCCCGAGCACACCGGTTCGGTCAGTCCGTCGAACACGGAAGTTGCCTCGCGGGTGGAGACGCCGCGTGTCGAGAGCAGCCGGCTCGAGCCGGTGAAGTCGGAGATCAAGTCGGAGCCCGCCAAGAACGAGGGGCCGCTGGAGCTGCGCCGTTCGACTCAATGAGAGGGCCGCGCGGGACCGCCCGCGCACTTTAGTCATTGAAGACATCCATCGAACACGAAGCCGCCGCGCCGTAGTCATACGGACGGCGGCCTTCATTTGTTGGTAGCTGTTCGCGCTCCAGTTTGCGTACGGCCGGGGGCGCGGCCCGATAAAAGGGTTCAACGATGTCGCTGTACTTTTTCCGCATCAGCACCGGTCGCTACTCCGGCGCCGCCGACCAGCCGTACGAGTTCGAAGATCGCGCAGCCGCCTGGACCGAGATGACCGAAGTATGCGCCAATTTGCTCGGTGGCATCGCGCGCAGCCTGAAGCCCAATGCCCGATGGTGCATGGAGCTGCTCGACGAGAACAAGAAGCCGGTCTTTCGCCTCAGCATCATCGGCGAGAGCGTCGGATGCAAAGCGACCTAGCACTGACTTCAGGCTGTAATTTACAACTATGACGAGATCATTTTCCTTCGATTTCAATCATTTGACGCAAAAGCCAGTATTTCTCCGAGGGGTCTCGTTAACCAAATCGGAATGTGAAGCGCTCAACTTTTGGGCAAGGGCGCAATCAACGCCAGTAGCAGCCGACAATGACTCGGCAGCGCATTTCCTTCGGGGGAAAACACGCCCATGTTGAGCCTTGTTCAGAATCTGAGGATCGGGACCAAGCTGGCGATCGCTTCGGCTCTCGGGGTGCTCCTGGTCGGAGCCATGATCGCAAGCCAGGTGCTCGGCAATGCGAGCGTCCGCGAAACCAGCCAGAGCGCACTTGAACAGCATGAGATTGCGCGCGAGGCAGCCACGGCCGAAGTTGCCGTTCACGGCATGCAACTCGCAGTGCGAGACCTTCGCCTCGCCAATAACGCGGCCGATCTTCAGAAGGCCACCCGGAGTTTGGATGACCGGCAGAAATCGGCGGGCGTGCTGGTCGAGGCGATGCTGAGGCTTTCTCACGCGGCCGAGAACCGTGCTCGCATGGAGAAACTGAGATCGCTGGCCGCCGACTATGGAAAGGCTGCACAGCAGATCGCCGGCGTGCGCGGCGAAGCCTTGGCCGCGAGCGGCGCAGACGGCCCGCCGCGCGCCGCGAAGCTCAATGAAGACGCCATTCGCATTGCGCGGGAGGTCACCCTGCCGATCGCAGCCCAACTGGATGCGCTGGTCACCGAGATCGCCGACTACGCGAGTCGTAGATCCAAAGAGAAGAATGCCGCGTCCGCCGCCCAAATGAGATCGAGCGACCAGCTTGCGATCCTGATCGGCGCGCTCGCCATGTTCGTCCTCGTCGGCTCCTGGCTGATGTCGTTCCTGACCATCGCCCGGCCGATCCGTGCGCTGACGGTAGCCATGGACAAGCTGGCCGGCGGCGATTTCTCCGTGGTGCTGCCCGGGCTCGGCCGCAAGGACGAGGTCGGCGACGTCGCCGCGGCCGTCGAGAAATTCAAGATCGTGTCCGAGCGGAAGGCGCGCGAGGAGGCCGAGGCCAAGATCAGTCAGGAACAGGCTGCAGCCGCGCAGCGCAAGGCCGAGATGCACAAGCTCGCCGACGGCTTCGAGGCAGCGATCGGCGAGATCGTCGATACCGTGTCCTCGGCCGCCACCGAGCTGGAAGCCTCTGCGTCGACGCTGACCTCGACTGCGACGCGCGGACAGGAACTGACGATCGTGGTTGCTGCCGCCTCCGAAGAGGCATCCACCAACGTGCAGTCGGTCGCGTCGGCGACCGAGGAGCTGTCGTCCTCGATCACCGAGATCAGCCGCCAGGTGCAGGAATCCGCTCGCGTCGCAAGCGAGGCGGTGAGCCAAGCCCGCACCACGACTGATCGTGTCGGCGAGCTTTCGGCCGCAGCGGCGCGGATTGGCGACGTCGTCGAACTGATCAACACCATCGCCGGCCAGACCAATCTCCTGGCGCTCAACGCCACGATCGAGGCCGCGCGTGCCGGCGAGGCGGGGCGCGGCTTTGCTGTGGTCGCCTCCGAGGTCAAGGCGCTCGCCGAGCAGACCGCGAAGGCGACCGGCGAGATCGGCCAGCAGATTGCCGGCATCCAGACTGCCACGGAGCATTCGGTCGGCGCGATCAAGGACATCAGCCACACCATCGAGAAGTTGTCGGAGATCTCCTCGACTATCGCAGCCGCCGTGGAAGAGCAGGGCGCTGCGACGCAGGAAATCTCCCGCAACGTGCAGCAAGCGGCGGAAGGCACTCATCAGGTGTCGGCCAACATCACTGACGTGCAGCACGGTGCGAGCGAGACCGGCTCGGCATCCTCGCAGGTGCTGGCGGCGGCGCAATCGCTGTCCGGCGACAGCAATCGCCTGAAGCTAGAGGTCGGCAGATTCCTCGATACCGTGCGCGCTGCCTGACGGCATCCAATGCGCGCAGATCGACCCGCTGGCGCTCAACGCCGAGCCGCGAGATGTCGGCCGCACTGCCAGGCATGGTTGCGGAACACATGGCATCGCCGACGGCGACCTCGGCAGTTTGGCGTAGCTTCCCGTTAACGCCTGTTTGCAACTATGGACGCAGTCTTACGGGATAAGAATCAGCCAGCATTGTTGAACCGACCTTCGTCTCGCCACCGTCGTGGCGATTGCGGCGCAGGCGGCTTGCGCGTTGCTGGGTATCATCGGGATTGGGTGTGATGTCGAAGTTGTCTATCGTCTTCAAGCTGCTGACCGTGTTGTCGGTCCTCGTGCTCTCGCTCGCCGGCGTCGGCGTGATGGCAATCGGAACGATGCAGAAGATCAATGCCCACACCGTCGAGATTGCACAGAGCTGGCTGCCGAGCGTGCGTGCGCTCGGCTCGATGCGTGCCGACATCAACGAGCTGCGCGTCGTCCTGCGTCTGCACCTGATGCAGCAGAGCCCTGAGGGCAAGGAAGCC
This region includes:
- a CDS encoding HAMP domain-containing methyl-accepting chemotaxis protein, which encodes MLSLVQNLRIGTKLAIASALGVLLVGAMIASQVLGNASVRETSQSALEQHEIAREAATAEVAVHGMQLAVRDLRLANNAADLQKATRSLDDRQKSAGVLVEAMLRLSHAAENRARMEKLRSLAADYGKAAQQIAGVRGEALAASGADGPPRAAKLNEDAIRIAREVTLPIAAQLDALVTEIADYASRRSKEKNAASAAQMRSSDQLAILIGALAMFVLVGSWLMSFLTIARPIRALTVAMDKLAGGDFSVVLPGLGRKDEVGDVAAAVEKFKIVSERKAREEAEAKISQEQAAAAQRKAEMHKLADGFEAAIGEIVDTVSSAATELEASASTLTSTATRGQELTIVVAAASEEASTNVQSVASATEELSSSITEISRQVQESARVASEAVSQARTTTDRVGELSAAAARIGDVVELINTIAGQTNLLALNATIEAARAGEAGRGFAVVASEVKALAEQTAKATGEIGQQIAGIQTATEHSVGAIKDISHTIEKLSEISSTIAAAVEEQGAATQEISRNVQQAAEGTHQVSANITDVQHGASETGSASSQVLAAAQSLSGDSNRLKLEVGRFLDTVRAA